From one Peptoniphilaceae bacterium AMB_02 genomic stretch:
- a CDS encoding calcium-translocating P-type ATPase, SERCA-type encodes MEWYKKKPEDLYTELQTDPKKGLTQETAEYVLLKHGSNELREEEKKSLAAKLIEQFKDPLIIILILASIVSAFLGDYVEAVIIIAIVIINAVLSLYQEGKAEQAIEALQKMSSPNAKVIRDGVEQSLPSSKIVPGDLIRLETGDIVPADIRLIESANLKIDESSLTGESVPVEKDASVVYQDTIEIGDRENYAYSSTIVSYGRGMGIAVETGHGTEIGKIATTIQSYEDEQTPLQKKLTELSKLLGLIVVGVCIVVVILGLFYKHEIYEMFLMAISLAVAAIPEGLAAIVTIVLSLGMGRMAERNAIVKKLLAVETLGTTTVICSDKTGTLTQNEMTVTKALVDDKVVEVEGTGYEPLGNIVYDGHEVEDGEFSSLFTLMSIAMLANDAKLEKHGNMYQMIGDPTEGSLITFAGKKNLEKSKMEADYPRIDEIPFDSERKMMSTFHKNFLPGKIVSFTKGAPDLILERCTHKLVDGKVVELSQKDRQDIMDTNSEFALQALRVLAFAFRSYDSMPIEVDHEHIERDMIFVGLTGMIDPARPEAKDAIAECKSAGITPIMITGDYLETAYAIGRDLGISSSEEDAIMGRELNAMSTEEIREIVKKKRIFARVSPENKVQIVTALKENGHIAAMTGDGVNDAPAIKKADIGISMGITGTDVAKNTSDVILTDDNFATIVNAVEEGRIIYSNIKKFVSFLLSCNIGEVLIVFIAILINVPLPLTPIQLLWLNLVTDSFPALALGVEQGEEDIMNQPPRDPNEAIIDKKTGFSIAVQAIAITAATLGAYFYGMKVYGSGSEGSRMMAFSTLITAELLRAYSARSSHFTLARIGVLSNRFMVYATGLSFGLLLLVLYIPFLRDIFNVIVPSAMDWAVIIGFALIPMLAGEIKKAITQKQYLKAE; translated from the coding sequence ATGGAATGGTATAAGAAAAAACCGGAGGATTTGTATACCGAACTTCAAACAGATCCTAAAAAGGGCTTGACTCAGGAGACTGCTGAATATGTACTTCTTAAGCATGGTTCGAATGAGTTGAGAGAAGAAGAGAAAAAGTCCTTAGCCGCCAAGCTGATAGAACAGTTCAAAGATCCGCTGATAATCATCTTGATACTTGCAAGTATTGTTTCAGCATTCTTGGGAGATTATGTAGAGGCAGTAATTATAATTGCAATTGTAATAATAAACGCGGTACTTAGTCTATATCAAGAAGGTAAGGCAGAGCAAGCTATTGAAGCACTCCAGAAGATGTCTTCGCCGAATGCCAAGGTAATACGGGACGGAGTTGAACAGTCACTTCCTTCCAGCAAGATTGTGCCGGGAGACTTAATAAGACTTGAAACAGGTGACATAGTACCAGCCGACATAAGACTTATTGAGAGTGCAAATTTAAAAATCGATGAATCGTCACTGACAGGAGAGTCAGTTCCAGTAGAAAAGGATGCAAGTGTAGTATATCAGGACACAATTGAAATTGGAGATAGAGAAAACTACGCTTACAGTTCAACCATAGTTTCATATGGTAGGGGTATGGGTATTGCCGTAGAGACAGGACATGGAACTGAAATTGGAAAAATAGCAACCACAATTCAATCTTATGAGGACGAACAAACTCCTCTACAAAAGAAACTTACCGAATTGTCGAAACTACTTGGACTTATAGTCGTCGGCGTTTGTATTGTCGTAGTAATTTTAGGTCTGTTTTATAAACACGAAATCTACGAGATGTTCTTAATGGCAATATCACTTGCAGTAGCTGCAATTCCTGAAGGATTGGCCGCTATTGTAACCATAGTATTATCACTTGGAATGGGTAGAATGGCAGAGCGTAATGCGATAGTCAAAAAATTACTCGCAGTTGAAACTCTGGGAACCACAACGGTTATTTGTTCAGATAAAACCGGTACTCTTACTCAAAACGAAATGACCGTTACTAAAGCCTTGGTAGACGATAAAGTCGTCGAAGTCGAGGGAACCGGTTATGAACCGCTTGGAAATATAGTTTATGATGGTCATGAGGTCGAAGACGGAGAGTTCTCTTCCCTGTTTACATTGATGAGCATTGCAATGCTTGCAAATGATGCAAAACTTGAGAAGCATGGTAATATGTATCAAATGATAGGAGATCCAACAGAAGGATCACTGATTACTTTTGCAGGTAAAAAGAATCTTGAAAAATCAAAAATGGAAGCCGACTATCCTAGGATAGATGAAATACCTTTTGACTCAGAAAGAAAGATGATGTCAACCTTCCACAAAAACTTCTTACCAGGTAAAATCGTATCCTTTACAAAAGGTGCACCGGATCTTATTCTGGAAAGATGTACTCATAAGCTGGTAGATGGTAAAGTTGTAGAACTGTCACAAAAAGATAGACAAGATATAATGGACACCAATAGCGAGTTTGCTCTCCAAGCTCTTAGAGTTCTTGCTTTCGCTTTTAGATCATACGACTCCATGCCGATTGAAGTTGATCATGAACATATTGAAAGAGACATGATTTTCGTCGGTTTGACGGGAATGATTGACCCGGCTAGACCTGAGGCGAAAGATGCCATTGCAGAATGTAAATCAGCAGGTATTACTCCTATTATGATTACCGGAGACTATTTGGAAACTGCATATGCAATAGGAAGAGACTTAGGTATTTCAAGCTCTGAAGAAGACGCCATAATGGGTAGAGAGCTTAATGCAATGAGTACTGAAGAAATAAGAGAAATCGTCAAGAAGAAGAGAATCTTTGCTAGGGTTTCTCCGGAAAATAAAGTTCAAATCGTGACTGCACTTAAGGAAAATGGCCATATTGCAGCAATGACAGGAGACGGTGTAAATGATGCACCTGCAATAAAGAAAGCCGATATTGGTATCTCTATGGGTATAACCGGAACAGATGTTGCGAAAAACACTTCCGATGTAATCCTAACCGATGATAACTTTGCCACAATAGTAAATGCCGTTGAAGAAGGCAGGATAATTTACTCTAATATCAAAAAGTTCGTATCCTTCCTATTATCATGTAATATCGGAGAAGTATTGATAGTATTTATTGCGATACTGATAAATGTACCTCTTCCATTGACTCCAATACAATTATTGTGGTTAAACCTGGTAACAGACTCATTCCCGGCATTAGCACTGGGAGTTGAGCAAGGTGAAGAAGATATTATGAACCAGCCACCTAGAGATCCTAATGAAGCAATAATAGACAAGAAAACCGGATTCTCAATAGCTGTTCAAGCCATAGCGATTACCGCAGCAACTCTAGGCGCATACTTCTATGGTATGAAAGTTTACGGATCAGGCTCAGAAGGATCCAGAATGATGGCATTTTCAACTCTTATAACTGCAGAACTGCTAAGAGCATACTCAGCGAGAAGTTCTCATTTTACACTTGCCAGAATCGGAGTTCTAAGCAATAGATTTATGGTATATGCAACAGGTCTTTCATTTGGACTGCTACTACTCGTTCTATATATTCCTTTCCTAAGAGATATATTTAACGTAATAGTTCCAAGCGCAATGGACTGGGCTGTAATCATAGGATTTGCGTTAATCCCTATGCTAGCAGGAGAAATCAAAAAAGCAATTACACAAAAACAATATCTTAAAGCAGAATAA
- a CDS encoding MBL fold metallo-hydrolase, with protein sequence MKFCSLASGSSGNSLYIETEKSKFLIDAGLSGVRIQKLLSSIGVKAEELDFIMVTHEHTDHSKGVGVLSRRFNLPIVANYDTWLAMDKTIGKIKDENIIVFKSDMDIELRDVDIHPMSIYHDSASAVGYIVESKGKKISVLTDTGFVSEKMKEKIKGSDLYFLEANHDLHMLETGPYPELLKKRVRGLNGHLSNIDCGNVLGEMLRGMGERVFLSHLSEENNTPQKALRTVVEYLRSIGMDTDNDAFIKVADRYNPSMLIEL encoded by the coding sequence ATGAAATTCTGTTCGCTTGCCAGCGGTAGTAGTGGGAATTCATTATATATAGAGACTGAAAAGTCGAAATTTTTAATAGATGCCGGACTAAGTGGAGTTAGGATACAAAAACTCCTTAGCAGCATAGGTGTAAAAGCTGAAGAACTGGATTTTATCATGGTGACCCATGAGCACACAGATCATTCCAAAGGTGTAGGTGTGCTTTCGAGGAGATTTAATCTTCCAATTGTGGCGAACTATGATACTTGGCTTGCCATGGATAAGACTATTGGTAAGATTAAAGATGAAAACATCATAGTGTTCAAGTCGGACATGGATATAGAACTACGCGATGTTGACATACATCCTATGTCCATATATCATGACAGTGCTTCCGCAGTAGGTTATATAGTAGAATCAAAAGGAAAGAAAATATCGGTACTGACCGACACGGGATTTGTTTCTGAAAAAATGAAAGAGAAAATAAAGGGAAGTGATCTATACTTTCTTGAAGCAAATCATGATCTCCATATGCTGGAGACGGGACCTTATCCTGAACTCTTAAAAAAGAGAGTTAGAGGTCTAAACGGACATCTTTCCAATATAGACTGTGGTAATGTCTTGGGTGAGATGCTTAGAGGAATGGGAGAAAGAGTGTTTTTAAGTCATTTGAGTGAAGAAAACAACACCCCACAAAAAGCATTGAGGACCGTAGTTGAATACTTGAGATCCATTGGAATGGATACGGATAATGATGCATTTATTAAAGTTGCTGATAGATATAATCCGAGTATGTTAATAGAGCTTTAG
- the rlmH gene encoding 23S rRNA (pseudouridine(1915)-N(3))-methyltransferase RlmH, whose product MKIKIIAVGNLKEEYLKDAATEYRKRLGRYSKIEIVEVAEERLSDKASQKNIENCLKREEDYILQHINDTEYVIIMAIEGQMITSEELAMKISDLMVTGQSAITFVIGSSHGLSDGVKRRANLSLSLSRMTFPHQLTRVILLEQIYRAFKINHNEPYHK is encoded by the coding sequence ATGAAAATAAAGATTATTGCGGTAGGTAACTTAAAAGAGGAGTATTTAAAGGATGCCGCAACCGAGTATAGAAAACGTCTAGGTAGATACAGTAAGATTGAAATAGTAGAAGTTGCCGAGGAGAGATTGTCGGATAAAGCTTCTCAAAAGAACATAGAAAACTGCCTTAAAAGAGAAGAAGACTATATATTACAACATATTAATGATACAGAATATGTAATTATAATGGCGATTGAAGGACAAATGATAACGAGTGAAGAACTGGCTATGAAAATATCTGATTTAATGGTTACGGGACAAAGTGCTATCACATTCGTAATCGGCAGTTCACATGGTTTATCTGATGGAGTTAAGAGAAGAGCGAACCTAAGCTTATCTCTATCCAGAATGACCTTCCCACATCAACTAACCAGGGTAATACTGCTTGAGCAAATCTACAGAGCATTCAAAATCAATCATAATGAACCTTATCATAAATAA
- a CDS encoding ATP-binding protein has product MEEILSINEIEKSLIKRYRKHIWSKFIKAVKEYELISEGDVIASAISGGKDSLILAKLLQELQKHGPVKFGLEFIAMDPGYAVENRERLEQNCEALGIPVKIFDTDVFKVADKISADNPCYMCARMRRGALYSNARELGCNKLALGHHFNDVIETTMLNVLRAGCFKTMMPKLKSDNFENMEIIRPLYLVKEEYIIRWINYTGIKALDCACSVAAKSVGSTRVDIKELIEKLNEEHVNLDISIFRAAENVNLDMVIGYEKNGVKHNFLDEY; this is encoded by the coding sequence ATGGAAGAGATATTAAGTATAAATGAAATTGAAAAATCACTAATCAAGAGGTACAGAAAACATATTTGGTCAAAATTCATCAAAGCTGTTAAAGAATATGAGTTAATTTCCGAAGGTGATGTAATAGCGTCTGCTATATCCGGAGGAAAAGACAGTTTAATTTTGGCGAAATTGCTTCAAGAATTACAAAAACATGGTCCTGTGAAGTTTGGATTGGAATTTATAGCCATGGATCCGGGATATGCAGTGGAAAACAGGGAGAGACTGGAACAAAACTGCGAAGCCTTGGGAATACCGGTCAAGATCTTTGATACCGATGTTTTTAAAGTAGCTGACAAAATCTCTGCGGACAATCCCTGCTATATGTGTGCTAGGATGAGAAGGGGAGCTCTTTACAGTAATGCAAGGGAACTGGGGTGCAATAAGCTGGCGCTCGGTCATCATTTTAACGATGTAATAGAAACGACCATGCTCAATGTTTTAAGAGCGGGATGCTTTAAGACCATGATGCCGAAATTAAAATCAGATAATTTTGAAAATATGGAGATAATTAGGCCGCTGTACCTTGTTAAGGAAGAATATATAATAAGGTGGATAAATTATACAGGAATAAAAGCCCTCGACTGCGCTTGCAGTGTGGCAGCAAAAAGTGTAGGTTCTACAAGAGTCGATATCAAGGAACTCATTGAAAAATTAAACGAGGAACATGTAAATCTCGACATCTCCATCTTTAGAGCAGCTGAAAATGTAAACTTGGATATGGTTATAGGATATGAGAAAAATGGAGTTAAGCATAATTTTCTGGATGAGTATTAG
- a CDS encoding folate family ECF transporter S component yields MKKQRKFTVMTITYASFFIGLSVVINTLRIGNLSFSGFPIIFSGYVLGPVMGFVVGLLADILAFIVRPAGFPFNPVFTFTSALTGMIPVLITTILGDDYPDYKFWKILIGVFIGQVITSVIMTPYLMSVIYGKYTFWYLMIQSAIKQAVSIPIYAVLIKIVWDRMKYIVHID; encoded by the coding sequence ATGAAAAAACAACGGAAATTCACCGTGATGACAATAACATATGCCAGCTTTTTTATCGGACTTTCTGTGGTAATTAATACCCTTAGGATTGGAAACTTAAGCTTTTCAGGCTTTCCTATCATATTTTCGGGCTATGTACTGGGACCTGTCATGGGATTTGTAGTAGGACTACTTGCTGATATACTTGCTTTCATAGTGAGACCCGCAGGATTTCCCTTTAATCCGGTTTTTACATTTACATCCGCACTTACCGGTATGATACCTGTTCTGATTACAACTATTCTGGGAGATGATTATCCCGATTACAAATTTTGGAAGATACTTATAGGTGTTTTTATCGGACAAGTCATCACCTCCGTAATAATGACACCGTACTTGATGTCCGTAATATATGGTAAGTATACTTTCTGGTATTTGATGATTCAAAGTGCTATTAAACAAGCGGTTTCGATACCGATTTACGCAGTTTTGATAAAAATAGTTTGGGATAGAATGAAATATATAGTCCATATTGACTGA